A stretch of the Lolium perenne isolate Kyuss_39 chromosome 3, Kyuss_2.0, whole genome shotgun sequence genome encodes the following:
- the LOC127345030 gene encoding beta-glucosidase 4 has translation MESRGRGGEAAGEVTRADFPEGFVFGVATSAYQIEGARHEGGKGDSIWDVFADKKEHILDGSSGEVAVDHYHRYKEDIALMAKLGFRAYRFSISWSRIFPDGLGKEINEQGVAFYNNLIDFMIEKGIQPYATLYHWDLPNNLHQTMGGWLSDKIVEYFALYAEACFANFGDRVKHWMTINEPLSTSLSGYANGNFAPGVCESEAGEPFLAAHHQILAHAASVDVYRRKFKALQGGQVGFVVDCVWAEPASDKMEDQDAAARFIDFLLGWYLDPIYFGDYPESMRQRLGDRLPKFSAKDREFIRNKIDFIGLNNYTSRFIANQTNPQGKQIHFYHAQQTKMMDKSSSGEGIGERAASNWLYIVPWGIRKMINHVAKKYDNPIIYITENGMDDEDDPSATLDQVLNDTKRVGFFKGYVSGVAEAIRDGADVRGYFAWSFLDNFEWAMGFTKRFGIVYVDYKNGLSRHPKASAMWFSRFLNGEAADNRPDTN, from the exons ATCGAGGGGGCAAGACATGAGGGTGGCAAAGGCGATAGCATATGGGATGTATTTGCAGATAAAAAAG AGCATATCCTAGATGGAAGCTCTGGAGAAGTTGCAGTTGATCATTACCATCGATACAAG GAAGACATTGCGCTCATGGCCAAGTTGGGTTTTCGTGCTTATAGATTTTCCATATCTTGGTCACGGATATTTCCTG ATGGCCTAGGGAAGGAGATCAATGAGCAAGGAGTTGCTTTCTATAACAATCTTATAGATTTCATGATCGAGAAAG GTATTCAGCCTTATGCAACTCTGTATCACTGGGATCTTCCAAATAACCTTCACCAGACTATGGGGGGTTGGCTTTCGGACAAGATTGT AGAGTACTTCGCATTATATGCAGAAGCCTGCTTTGCAAATTTTGGCGATAGAGTTAAGCATTGGATGACAATCAATGAACCTCTTTCAACATCCCTCAGTGGTTATGCGAACGGAAATTTTGCACCCGGAGTATGTGAAAGTGAAGCTGGTGAACCTTTCTTGGCCGCCCATCACCAGATCTTAGCGCATGCTGCTTCTGTTGATGTCTACAGAAGAAAATTTAAG GCTTTACAAGGTGGCCAAGTTGGGTTTGTTGTTGATTGTGTATGGGCAGAGCCAGCGTCTGATAAAATGGAAGATCAGGATGCTGCAGCACGATTTATAGACTTTCTACTTGGATG GTACCTGGACCCAATATACTTTGGTGATTATCCAGAAAGCATGCGGCAGAGATTGGGCGATCGTCTTCCAAAATTCTCAGCGAAAGATCGTGAATTTATCAGGAACAAAATTGATTTTATTGGATTAAATAACTATACATCAAGATTCATTGCTAATCAGACAAACCCGCAGGGAAAACAGATCCATTTTTATCATGCTCAACAGACAAAGATGATGG ACAAATCGAGTAGCGGTGAAGGAATTGGTGAAAGA GCTGCGTCTAATTGGCTTTATATAGTTCCTTGGGGTATTCGGAAAATGATTAACCATGTCGCAAAGAAATATGACAATCCAATAATATATATAACAGAGAATG GCATGGATGACGAAGATGATCCATCAGCAACACTTGATCAGGTCTTAAATGATACAAAGCGGGTTGGATTCTTCAAAGGATATGTTAGTGGAGTCGCAGAAGCAATAAG GGATGGTGCCGATGTTCGTGGGTACTTTGCATGGTCATTCTTGGATAACTTTGAGTGGGCGATGGGATTCACCAAGAGGTTTGGGATTGTCTATGTTGATTATAAGAATGGGCTCTCCCGACACCCTAAAGCATCAGCCATGTGGTTTTCACGCTTCTTGAACGGCGAGGCTGCTGACAACAGACCTGACACAAACTAA